A DNA window from Microcystis aeruginosa NIES-843 contains the following coding sequences:
- a CDS encoding IS701-like element ISMae34 family transposase — translation MKETTPAAMPPCFDRWCRRFDNCFKNEAQKNGFRQYLGGLLGESERKNLTQMANNAVGVVYNRLHHFLTESPWSDRQVNECRLQVMNQCRQTQIPRGFSLIVDDSGHRKSGNLTAGVGRQYLGEIGKTDNGIVAVTTHLYDGKKSVPLDREIYQPASSLAEGKEDKEFKKKPEIAIDLIDRSLTRGYRPKIVLIDAGYGNNTNFLKALEERKLKYLGGLAKNRKVIIEKEGGVEETIQLEQLAKSLSEKDWEKITLNLDKEKTVWVAVFRAKISQLEGERNLAIVMNASSMEKATEVDYFITNVVEADTVTASWIVKTYTERNWVEVFYREAKGWLGLREYQVRDKRSLLRHFILVFCAYTFILWHKLTGGLQRQWANRPLNTFVEALEAFRTAMSFRFFEWLTENRDVFAAYKASLGFVWA, via the coding sequence ATGAAAGAGACAACCCCAGCCGCAATGCCCCCATGCTTTGACCGATGGTGTCGGCGGTTTGACAATTGCTTCAAAAACGAAGCGCAAAAAAACGGCTTCAGACAATATTTAGGAGGATTATTAGGGGAAAGTGAGAGGAAAAACCTGACTCAAATGGCCAATAATGCCGTCGGAGTAGTTTATAACCGATTACATCACTTTTTGACCGAATCTCCTTGGTCAGACCGTCAGGTGAATGAATGTCGGTTGCAAGTGATGAACCAATGCCGCCAGACGCAAATCCCCCGAGGATTTTCCCTGATTGTCGATGACTCAGGACATCGAAAAAGTGGCAATCTGACCGCCGGAGTTGGCAGGCAGTACCTAGGAGAAATTGGCAAGACAGACAACGGAATAGTCGCCGTCACTACCCATCTCTACGACGGCAAAAAAAGTGTCCCCCTAGACAGGGAAATTTATCAACCGGCTAGTTCCTTAGCCGAGGGGAAAGAAGACAAAGAATTTAAGAAGAAACCAGAGATAGCGATAGATTTAATTGACCGGAGCTTAACCAGAGGCTATCGACCGAAAATCGTCTTAATAGATGCTGGTTATGGCAACAACACAAATTTTCTCAAAGCCCTGGAAGAAAGAAAGCTAAAATACTTAGGAGGATTGGCAAAAAATCGAAAAGTAATTATTGAAAAAGAAGGGGGTGTGGAAGAAACAATCCAGCTTGAGCAACTAGCAAAAAGCCTATCAGAAAAGGATTGGGAGAAAATCACCCTAAATCTAGATAAAGAGAAAACGGTTTGGGTAGCGGTATTCAGAGCGAAAATATCTCAACTAGAAGGAGAAAGGAACTTGGCGATCGTCATGAATGCAAGTTCAATGGAAAAAGCAACAGAGGTTGACTATTTCATCACCAATGTAGTTGAGGCAGATACAGTAACAGCGTCGTGGATAGTCAAGACTTACACCGAAAGAAATTGGGTGGAAGTATTCTACCGAGAAGCCAAAGGATGGTTAGGGTTAAGGGAATATCAAGTCAGGGATAAACGAAGCTTACTTCGTCATTTTATCTTGGTGTTTTGTGCCTATACATTTATCCTGTGGCATAAGTTAACTGGGGGATTGCAAAGGCAGTGGGCGAATCGACCTTTAAACACTTTTGTGGAAGCCTTGGAAGCTTTTCGGACAGCGATGTCTTTCCGTTTCTTTGAGTGGCTGACCGAGAATCGGGATGTGTTTGCCGCTTACAAAGCCAGTTTAGGCTTTGTTTGGGCTTGA